Proteins encoded within one genomic window of Trichoderma asperellum chromosome 2, complete sequence:
- a CDS encoding uncharacterized protein (BUSCO:EOG092D0YYX~TransMembrane:4 (o487-505i567-591o611-632i721-740o)), with protein MASVSQDTEPAAAAGNATPAPPASTAPAETATAAATVAVLEVDDFGLPIKKFITPVVETTGSEAQDATDDANTGDEIQNGTHEIQENGGETKEVTDNKSGHTSGDGTEDADPNDAQEARTAATSPIQEETKAETGHQEPSSPSIDAEKSNPASPSPAKDAPAVVVPSTPKTPNTATGWGDKSAQAKTPEGLNQTHRREISFSSPASGRGISEYSHQHVLMQSEEHEAQLKDDDDGGWQEMPSYARYDMYDDDDRLIAREHDADEDETYGYAGLGGAGKGYTRVIMDEDAESATSMDEHTQYLFKDPKSTSAMGEDDEARDAVSQMQATKDLLTEGQRIAYVGVVRLEIVNLVKEASLEITRGAKRQVVMGAEAVKMWGQKMMIRLYAHMDISDAEQIMIEQLAAHGVMAQDLTPALLANSRVHNPMAEEKSGGPPRTPNSGRYPPSYAEEEKPAEMPPPYETHTGEELPEVKTPSQMPTTEKIDIDLRWTILCDLFLILIADSVYDARSRTLLERVAKSLDISWIDICKFEKRVTDALEIQQAAEKENWNEEEHMEHRRKMALKKRYIMMGLATVGGGLVIGLSAGLLAPVIGAGLAAGFTTIGVTGTSSFLAGAGGAAIITSSAAASGGIIGGRAAGRRTGAVKTFEYRPLHNNKRVNLIVTVSGWLTGKVDDVRLPFSTVDPVMGDMYSVLWEPEMLRSMGDTINILATEALTQGLQQVLGSTILVSLMAAIQLPVVLTKLSYLIDNPWAVSLDRATAAGLILADSLIERSLGTRPITLVGYSLGARVIFSCLRELARKGAYGLVQNVYMFGSPIVVSKDDFLKARSVVSGRFVNGYNRNDWILGYLFRLTNGGIRKVAGLGPLTDCPWVESIDVTDLVAGHMEYRKAMPSLLIRCGWLVTSEEFSEIEDPDPDDHQGRQRELINEIEEARRELEREGKAEKRGSKFGIFGRRKKGERQEWEIYEESGKGSAKDEKKTEGSDGSNYGVLFDIDAIRAELAKEAENEGGEEIQVKEIKSTLPPMKLDYSPVSSPRTPVRGASLGPRDSWQTSKSAEVLPIRSSNGGSGGYSPREPPATTTLATPITRSPAPPSPYLYEANPHEEEEISMTFDTSFHEPVARRHSTFDEEPSRPEIKTTNTLPNVPNVSNPWNDFDDDEFGKEQEISMTFA; from the exons ATGGCCAGCGTAAGCCAGGATACAGAGCCCGCGGCGGCCGCCGGCAATGCGACTCCAGCGCCACCGGCGAGCACAGCACCGGCTGAAACcgcaacggcggcggcgacggtTGCTGTACTAGAGGTCGACGACTTCGGCCTGCCTATAAAGAAGTTTATAACGCCGGTGGTAGAGACCACAGGCTCGGAAGCCCAAGATGCGACAGACGATGCGAACACGGGCGACGAGATCCAGAATGGGACACACGAAATTCAAGAAAACGGCGGGGAGACAAAAGAAGTTACGGATAACAAAAGCGGGCACACGTCAGGCGACGGTACGGAAGACGCTGATCCCAACGATGCTCAGGAAGCCAGAACTGCGGCTACCTCGCCCATACAAGAGGAGACCAAGGCAGAGACAGGCCATCAAGAACCCTCAAGCCCATCGATAGATGCTGAGAAGTCGAATCCTGCCTCCCCATCTCCGGCAAAGGATGCTCCAGCAGTTGTAGTGCCTTCTACGCCAAAGACTCCCAACACCGCCACCGGATGGGGCGACAAGTCTGCCCAGGCAAAGACGCCTGAGGGACTCAACCAGACACACAGACGAGAGATAAGCTTCTCGAGTCCCGCTAGTGGAAGGGGCATTTCGGAATACTCTCATCAGCACGTTTTAATGCAGTCAGAAGAACATGAAGCCCAATTgaaagatgacgatgatggcggcTGGCAGGAGATGCCATCCTACGCCCGGTATGACATgtatgacgacgacgaccgaTTAATTGCTCGAGAGCACGATGCAGATGAGGACGAAACTTATGGTTATGCGGGGCTCGGCGGCGCCGGAAAGGGATATACACGCGTTATaatggatgaagatgccgaGTCGGCAACGAGCATGGATGAACACACACAGTACTTATTCAAGGACCCCAAGAGCACGAGCGCCATgggcgaagatgacgaggccaGAGACGCTGTGTCACAGATGCAGGCTACGAAAGATCTCCTCACCGAGGGCCAAAGGATTGCGTACGTCGGCGTTGTTCGCCTGGAAATTGTAAACCTAGTCAAAGAAGCCAGCCTGGAAATTACAAGAGGAGCCAAAAGGCAGGTCGTCATGGGTGCCGAAGCAGTCAAGATGTGGGGTCAAAAGATGATGATTCGGCTCTACGCTCATATGGACATTAGCGATGCAGAGCAAATCATGATTGAGCAGCTTGCAGCCCACGGCGTCATGGCTCAAGACCTGACACCTGCTCTGCTCGCCAACTCTCGAGTTCATAATCCCAtggctgaagaaaaaagcggAGGGCCACCCAGGACACCCAATTCTGGCCGCTATCCGCCATCATacgcagaggaagagaagcctGCCGAGATGCCGCCACCGTACGAGACGCACACCGGCGAGGAGCTGCCGGAGGTGAAGACACCATCACAGATGCCGACAACAGAGAAAATCGACATTGATCTGCGATGGACGATTCTCTGCGATTTATTCCTGATTCTCATTGCAGACTCAGTATACGATGCTCGGTCAAGAACCTTGCTGGAACGGGTCGCCAAGAGCTTGGATATCTCGTGGATAGACATTTGCAAGTTTGAAAAGAGAGTGACGGATGCGCTGGAGATACAACAGGCTGCCGAGAAGGAAAATTGGAACGAAGAAGAGCACATGGAGCACCGCAGAAAGATGGCCCTGAAAAAGCGATATATCATGATGGGCCTGGCTACCGTGGGAGGTGGTCTTGTTATTGGCCTTTCAGCTGGTCTACTTGCCCCTGTCATCGGAGCTGGTTTGGCGGCTGGCTTTACAACTATCGGTGTCACGGGTACAAGCAGTTTCTTGGCTGGAGCGGGAGGAGCAGCCATCATCACGTCCAGCGCAGCGGCTTCAGGAGGCATCATTGGTGGCAGGGCAGCCGGTCGCCGAACCGGCGCCGTCAAGACCTTTGAGTATCGGCCCCTACACAACAATAAGCGTGTCAATCTTATTGTTACGGTGTCTGGCTGGCTGACAGGAAAAGTCGACGACGTCCGCTTACCGTTCAGCACGGTTGATCCAGTAATGGGTGACATGTACTCGGTACTGTGGGAACCAGAAATGCTTAGGAGTATGGGTGACACTATTAACATTCTGGCTACCGAG GCACTTACTCAAGGTCTGCAGCAAGTCCTGGGCAGCACCATCCTTGTCAGTTTGATGGCAGCTATCCAGCTCCCAGTGGTTCTGACCAAACTTTCCTACCTCATCGACAACCCCTGGGCGGTTTCCCTGGACCGCGCAACAGCGGCGGGTCTTATCCTAGCAGACTCGCTGATAGAACGGAGCTTGGGCACCCGACCCATTACTCTTGTCGGATACTCACTCGGCGCTCGAGTCATCTTTTCCTGTTTGAGAGAGCTGGCGAGAAAGGGTGCATACGGACTTGTCCAAAATGTGTACATGTTTGGATCGCCAATTGTGGTGAGCAAGGATGATTTCCTCAAGGCACGGTCGGTAGTTTCAGGCCGTTTTGTAAACGGATACAACCGCAATGATTGGATTCTCGGCTATCTTTTCCGGTTGACAAATGGAGGTATTAGGAAAGTGGCCGGATTAGGTCCTCTGACAGACTGCCCGTGGGTAGAAAGCATTGACGTGACAGACCTCGTGGCTGGCCACATGGAGTACCGTAAGGCCATgccatctcttctcatcAGATGCGGATGGCTTGTCACCAGCGAGGAGTTTTCGGAGATTGAAGACCCAGATCCCGATGATCACCAAGGACGACAACGCGAGCTCATCAATGAGATTGAAGAAGCACGCAGAGAGCTAGAGAGGGAGGgcaaagcagaaaagagaggaagcaAGTTTGGAATATTTGGCCGGCGCAAGAAGGGAGAGCGACAGGAGTGGGAGATTTACGAAGAATCAGGCAAGGGCTCAGCcaaggacgagaagaagactgAAGGCAGCGATGGCAGCAACTATGGCGTGCTGTTTGACATTGACGCCATCCGAGctgagctggccaaggaggcCGAGAATGAGGGCGGGGAAGAGATTCAAGTCAAGGAAATCAAGTCTACGCTTCCGCCAATGAAACTTGATTACTCGCCGGTGAGTTCTCCAAGAACGCCGGTGCGAGGAGCGTCCCTGGGGCCACGGGACTCGTGGCAGACGTCAAAGAGCGCAGAAGTATTGCCGATACGCTCCTCaaacggcggcagcggtggcTACAGTCCGCGGGAGCCGCCGGCAACGACGACGCTAGCAACGCCCATAACACGAtcgccagcaccgccatcgCCGTATCTTTATGAGGCGAACCCacacgaagaggaggagatttCCATGACGTTTGACACATCGTTCCACGAGCCTGTTGCTCGGCGCCACTCTACGTTTGATGAAGAGCCGAGCAGGCCGGAGATTAAGACTACGAATACGCTACCAAATGTACCGAATGTTTCGAACCCATGGaatgactttgatgatgatgagtttGGCAAGGAGCAGGAGATTTCCATGACGTTTGCATAA
- a CDS encoding uncharacterized protein (EggNog:ENOG41) — protein sequence MASLDPKPAASSIPPPNDVPNASPTDSPNGGSLNGNGDTISGGGAGQDTSSSITSSMNILSSASPTPAPSNPGILPPASTAILSFNNTANFGNSIAGRVFYTDMRTKPFSWTYDSSNTKLLDIFWYGKNNTGEPFNTSQATVIASAEFDGPTALEFSKLTALNAVLNLTAPM from the exons ATGGCGAGCCTCGACCCAAAACCCGCTGCCTCCAGCATCCCGCCGCCCAACGACGTGCCCAACGCCTCTCCAACCGACAGTCCCAACGGCGGCTCTCTCAACGGCAATGGCGATACcatcagcggcggcggcgccggGCAggacaccagcagcagcatcaccagcagcaTGAACATCCTCTCCAGCGCTTCACCCACGCCTGCGCCCTCCAACCCGGGCATCCTCCCGCCTGCGTCGACGGCAATCCTCAGCTTCAACAACACGGCCAACTTTGGCAACAGCATTGCCGGCCGTGTCTTTTACACCGACATGCGGACAAAGCCCTTCTCCTGGACGTACGACTCCTCCAACACGAAGCTGCTGGACATCTTCTGGTATGGCAAGAACAACACCGGCGAGCCCTTCAACACGTCTCAGGCGACCGTCATTGCCTCTGCCGAGTTTGATGGTCCTACAGCTCTCGAGTTCTCCAAgc TCACCGCCTTGAACGCAGTCCTCAACCTCACAGCCCCCATGTAA
- a CDS encoding uncharacterized protein (EggNog:ENOG41~TransMembrane:1 (o116-140i)), which translates to MTMANNKESKHSSHRLERSPQPHSPHVRNWYEKEMVIKIEWRNQDEEQGFSQSGVFTVAEKSDPTFSAEDFGRNATRAEQDRQGFESITSQGNQSTAAPTDVGRPSGGGGGLSTGAIAGIAVACSVVGIALIAGLVWFLLRRRRRSVGEGYKATRQTTNSFTAVKEARPSVAESPIVSPFSDDGEARGFSSSNIAIALPQRSTTTTRAVSAPNGESRTDRTESAASGNRPRGIAHLVEEGMTEADILRLEEEERHLDAEIERAARRGSS; encoded by the coding sequence ATGACAATGGCTAACAACAAAGAATCCAAACATTCCAGTCACCGCCTTGAACGCAGTCCTCAACCTCACAGCCCCCATGTAAGGAACTGGtacgaaaaagaaatggtCATCAAGATCGAATGGAGAAACCAAGACGAAGAACAAGGCTTCTCGCAGTCCGGCGTCTTTACCGTCGCCGAGAAAAGCGATCCTACCTTTAGCGCAGAGGACTTTGGCCGCAACGCAACCCGGGCCGAGCAGGACAGGCAGGGCTTCGAATCAATCACCTCCCAGGGCAACCAGAGCACCGCAGCGCCCACTGATGTCGGCAGAccttctggcggcggcggcggcctcaGCACAGGCGCCATAGCCGGCATCGCCGTGGCTTGTTCAGTCGTAGGCATCGCCCTCATCGCCGGCCTGGTCTGGTTCCTCCTCCGTCGTCGAAGACGCTCCGTGGGCGAGGGCTACAAGGCCACCCGCCAAACCACAAACTCCTTCACTGCCGTCAAGGAGGCCCGGCCCTCCGTCGCCGAGTCGCCCATTGTATCGCCCTTCTCCGACGACGGCGAGGCCCGCGGCTTTTCCAGCTCCAACATTGCCATTGCCCTGCCGCAGCGGAGCACGACAACCACCAGAGCGGTGTCTGCACCCAATGGCGAGAGCAGGACAGATCGTACAGAGTCTGCTGCGTCGGGCAACAGGCCGCGTGGCATTGCCCACCTTGTCGAGGAGGGTATGACGGAGGCTGATATCCTGCggctggaagaggaagagcgaCACTTAGATGCCGAGATTGAGCGTGCAGCCCGAAGAGGCTCTTCTTAA